The segment TCAATTTGGTAACCTTGCCATCCCCCAAAACACTTAAAACATGGACACTTGAAGGATTTATCGCTGGGTTAACAGGATTATCGATGGTTTATATATTGTACCTATTATCGTCGATATTACTAAGCTTATAAGATTTATTTACGAAGTTACTTTGATAATAGACGAGCATTTTGAGTTAATCTCTTTTCAGAGGGGTTTATATCCTTACCCTCAGTTATCTTTTTCTTTAATAGTCTAATGATATTTGATAGTAGATTTATTAATCAAGAAATATACATTTAACTTTTGATTACTTTCATTTTATTACTAATTATTTTTTATACGAAAATATACAATAATAATATTGACAAATTGAAAATAAGTGATAATATAGAAATCAAGATATAAGTAAACGGTTACAAAAACAATAATGGAATTTGCGAAATTCGGCGAGGGGTGACAGAAGATGAAAATTAAACGATCAGAGATTTACTCAGAGAAAAGTTCTTTCTTGTTAAAAGAATCAATAAATAAAATGGGGATGTGAATTGAATGATTTTAAAATATGTGAATAAAATTCCTGCTGGCATCATGGTTGTTCCATTGCTTTTGGGTAGTTTAATTTATACATTTATTCCATCTGTATTGGAAATAGGTAGTATAACTACTGCATTATTTTCTAATGCGGGTGTCAATACGTTGATAGGAGCACAGTTATTTTGTTTGGGTACTGCACTAAAACTTGGTGATATGTTTCATGTCCTTAAAAGAGGTGGAACACTGTTAATTTCAAAATTTGCTATAGGAGCTGGAATAGCGATCGCGTTTGGATATATATTTGGTCTTGCTGGAGTATTTGGAATTTCTGCACTTGCTGTTGTTGCAGCCGTTACTAATAGTAACGGAAGTATGTACTTAGCATTGGTAAGTGAATATGGAGATGATGTTGATGCAGGCGCTTTTCCACTTTTAGCACTCAATGATGGCCCAGTATTTACTTTGTTAGCTCTTGGTGCTTCAGGGCTTGCGAGTATAGGGATTACGGAACTTGTAGCAGCAGTTGTCCCTATGGCAGTTGGGATGCTGTTAGGTAATCTAGACGAAGGTTTTCAAGATCTATTCAAGCCGGTTGGAACAGCTTTAATTCCGTTAGTTGGATTTGGTCTCGGGGCAGGGATTAATATCTTGGATATATTCAGAGGTGGACTCTCTGGAATACTACTAGGTTTAATTACAGTTTTCGTAGGAGGTTTGTTTATTCTGTTTTTTGATAGAAAAATTAGTAAAAGACCTGGATATGCAGCTTGGGCTGTAGCAACTACTGGAGGAAATGCTGTTGCTGTTCCTGCTATTGTTGCATCAGTTGATTCAGCATATGAACCTTATGTTGCTTCTGCTACTGTACAAGTTGGAGCTTCAGTAGTTTTTACTGCATTATTGGTTCCAATAATTACGAACTGGTGGGCTAAAAAGTATGGAAGCCCTCAATATCCACTTGAAAGCCAAATTAATGAAGAAACAAAAATAAGTATAAATAGGAAGACCATAGAAGAAAATTAGTAAAAAAATTGTTTATTTTGTAGAAAATATATCAAAGAGACTGAAACTATATCTCAATCGTTCATATTTACACAGAAGTAGACCTAAATAATCAAGATATCAAACATAGATTCATTGATTCAAAGAAAAAATGGGTTATAGGTGAGATGTTGAAGATTTCCCTCCCTCTTCTGAGGAAGGACCTCAGAAATCACTAACAATGAATCACTTAAAGATAGTTTATTCTTAAATACAAAAATTATTTCACAAGGAGAAGTTTATATGTTAAATGAAATAAAGGATAAAATAAATTATAGTGCACCAAAAGATGTTAAAGAGTTAGATGTTATAAATGTTTTTGAATTAGAAAAATTGGCTAAGGCTGTGTTACCAAAAGATGGATATGATTTTATATATGGTGGTGCTGGAGACGAATATACTCTAAGAAATAATATTGAAGCTTGGAATAAAAAAGGTATTTTACAAAGAGTATTAGCTGATACAGAAAATCCGGACATGCGTACTACTATATTAGATCAAGAATTACAATTACCTGTTATAGTTGCTCCAATTGCTGCGCATGGTATTGCTCATGATTCAAAAGAAGCTGGAACTGCTAAAGGTGTTTCAGAATATGGTGGAAGTATTATGTCTATTAGTGCTTACTCTAGTAGTAATTTTGATGATATCGAAAACGGCCTACAGGGTAATAATCGATGGTTCCAAATTTATATGAGTGATGATATTGAAGTTAATAAAAATATTATTGATGAAGCAAAAGCTGTAGGAGCTTCAGCGATTATTTTAACAGCTGATACAAATGTAGATGGTAGAAGAGAACGAAATCTCCGTAATAAATTTGTTTACCCCTTTGGAATGCCAATTGTTGCGCGGTATTTAGAAGATGGCGCTGATGATACTTCTTCTGATACAGTTTATAGTAATAAAAAACTAAAACTTTCAGTTGAAGATGTTAAATTTTTAACTAATTATTCAGATTTGCCGATCTTTGTTAAAGGTGTTCAAACGCCAGATGATGCTCTTAAAGCTATCGGTGCTGGTGCTTCTGGTATTTGGGTATCTAATCATGGAGGGCGACAATTAGACGGTGCTCCTAGTTCATTTGATACTTTGGAAGATATTTCAAATGCTATTCAAGGAGAAGTTCCGATTGTATTCGATAGTGGCATTAGACGTGGTGAACATATATTTAAGGCAATTGCAAGCGGTGCAGATTTAGTAGCAATTGGCCGTCCTGTTTTATACGGGCTGGCCAACGGTGGATGGAAAGGAGTTAAATCCGTTTTCGAGTATTTTGAAAAAGATTTGAGAACAGTTATGCAATTAGCTGGTACACAAACAATAGAAGACATTAAAAACGCACAGCTCTTTGATTACAATAAATAAAATAAATATCTCAAAACTGAGTTCATTTAATCTGCATCCCTTTATGTCCAAAAGATTGTGAAGTTCGAAAATTATTCGGATAGAATTTTAAGGTAAATAAAAGACATCTGTTTCCCTTATTATGATGATAATGCGAACAAAAAATCATAATGTGGTGAAACGGATGCACAATCATTGTACTAATCAAGCTAGATATTCCAAAATCTCATATTAATTATAGTTATTTAGATGAGAAGAAGGATCTTATTTTTGATGGGGAGCCGGTAGCGCGTACGTTCTTGCCTTATTTGTTGCAGTGATCGAGTGAAACAAAGTGGAACGCTTTATTTTCGATTTACGCTATGTCAATGGAGTCTTTGAAGAGGTTATAATAAAATCAAAAGCGCTGCAAAAACGTTATTACTTCTCTTGAAATTGGAATGTCTACCAACAACGAATTTTTGTTAAATACAATGTGAAAGTAAAATAAATGAAAGGGAGCCCATTTTTGGTAATGGTAATGTAATAAGTGACAAAACAAAAAACATACCAAAGCGGACTCCTTTTATGACTAATAGTGTGTGAAGGTAAATTTTGACGCCGGTGATTTAACGGGTGATGCTGGTATTTTATTATATCAGGAATTTAGTGATGTTATCAGATTACATAAAATTGTTGAACAAATGGTTCACATAAAAGATGGTGTATCCCATCGTGATCATGTCAATCATGATGTTATCATGCAAAAGATTTTTCAAAATGCTACGGGTTATATGCAGGCGATCATGTAGATAACTTGAAAAACACCCCGGTATTTACGACAGTCTTTGATAAGCACGAACTAGCTTCCCAGCTTACCATGTCCTGATTAAATCAACAATTGGATAAGGGAACAATGAAACAATTCCAGGAGGTAAACCGAATAATGATTGATCGCTTTCACGAGCTGGAGCCACCTGAAATCCTTGTGCTGGATATTGATTCATCCGATTCACCAACCTACGGGGATCAGCATGGCGGTTCGTATAATCTACATTACGGTGAAATAATTTAAATATCGCTGCTATGTCCGAAGCATTTGTTATGGCAAGTAAAGAAGACATTGATGTTAAAAAAATTGTATGAGGCAATCAGAGGTGGATTAGCAGGAAATTCAGTCCTTGATGCAGATATTACGAATGTAGTAGATACCGCTCATGAAATTGGTGTGCCAATGCATTATCAAATCAATTACTGGAAATTTTCCATGCATTAAAGGTCGGTGGAAAAGCAACAGGTGATCATGGTGGTATTGTTCAATACTTTGAAAAACTTGCGAATGCTGAGGTAAGGAGGACATAAATATGAGCATGATTAACAGTACGAAAAAAAGATTAGCTAATGAAGTTTTTGATAAAATCCATGCGGTGAATACAAATGTTATCAAA is part of the Virgibacillus sp. NKC19-16 genome and harbors:
- a CDS encoding 2-keto-3-deoxygluconate permease, giving the protein MILKYVNKIPAGIMVVPLLLGSLIYTFIPSVLEIGSITTALFSNAGVNTLIGAQLFCLGTALKLGDMFHVLKRGGTLLISKFAIGAGIAIAFGYIFGLAGVFGISALAVVAAVTNSNGSMYLALVSEYGDDVDAGAFPLLALNDGPVFTLLALGASGLASIGITELVAAVVPMAVGMLLGNLDEGFQDLFKPVGTALIPLVGFGLGAGINILDIFRGGLSGILLGLITVFVGGLFILFFDRKISKRPGYAAWAVATTGGNAVAVPAIVASVDSAYEPYVASATVQVGASVVFTALLVPIITNWWAKKYGSPQYPLESQINEETKISINRKTIEEN
- a CDS encoding alpha-hydroxy-acid oxidizing protein, which encodes MLNEIKDKINYSAPKDVKELDVINVFELEKLAKAVLPKDGYDFIYGGAGDEYTLRNNIEAWNKKGILQRVLADTENPDMRTTILDQELQLPVIVAPIAAHGIAHDSKEAGTAKGVSEYGGSIMSISAYSSSNFDDIENGLQGNNRWFQIYMSDDIEVNKNIIDEAKAVGASAIILTADTNVDGRRERNLRNKFVYPFGMPIVARYLEDGADDTSSDTVYSNKKLKLSVEDVKFLTNYSDLPIFVKGVQTPDDALKAIGAGASGIWVSNHGGRQLDGAPSSFDTLEDISNAIQGEVPIVFDSGIRRGEHIFKAIASGADLVAIGRPVLYGLANGGWKGVKSVFEYFEKDLRTVMQLAGTQTIEDIKNAQLFDYNK
- a CDS encoding transposase; amino-acid sequence: MKVNFDAGDLTGDAGILLYQEFSDVIRLHKIVEQMVHIKDGVSHRDHVNHDVIMQKIFQNATGYMQAIM
- a CDS encoding transposase, which produces MDKGTMKQFQEVNRIMIDRFHELEPPEILVLDIDSSDSPTYGDQHGGSYNLHYGEII